The proteins below come from a single Eriocheir sinensis breed Jianghai 21 chromosome 11, ASM2467909v1, whole genome shotgun sequence genomic window:
- the LOC126996824 gene encoding uncharacterized protein LOC126996824 isoform X2 has translation MLAGQLQATLSVPNLVPTCTNHKQVLNKFINPFAVIGTDFAFTGSLVAYTPRSFSASVVGSGVFPMWYWCAGYPFTGSLVTYTPRSFSASVVGSGVFPMWYWCAGYPFTGSLVTYTPRSFSASVVGSGVFPMWYWCAGYPFTGSLVTYTLRSFSASVVDSGVFPMWYWCAGYPFTGSLVTYSPRSFSASVVGSGVFPMWYWCAGYPFTGSLVTYTPRSFSASVVGSGVFPMWYWCAGYPFTGSLVTYTPRSFSASVVDSGVFPMWYWCAGYPLPRCRTSHFSSLNCSSHFLFHSCSLVMSSGRKSTVQGSGTMDINLQSNISYSCNNIFCVS, from the exons atgctggcaggacaacttcaggcaactctgtctgtccCAAACCTGGTACCAACCTGTACCAACCacaaacaagtattgaacaa GTTCATTAACCCGtttgctgtgattggcacggatttcgccttcactggtagcctggtagcatatactcccaggtccttctctgcctctgtggtgggtagtggagtgtttcccatgtggtattggtgtgctggatatcccttcactggtagcctggtaacatatactcccaggtccttctctgcctctgtggtgggtagtggagtgtttcccatgtggtattggtgtgctggatatcccttcactggtagcctggtaacatatactcccaggtccttctctgcctctgtggtgggtagtggagtgtttcccatgtggtattggtgtgctggatatcccttcactggtagcctggtaacatacactctcag gtctttctctgcctctgtggtggatagtggagtgtttcccatgtggtattggtgtgctggatatcccttcactggtagcctggtaacatacagtcccaggtctttctctgcctctgtggtgggtagtggagtgtttcccatgtggtattggtgtgctggatatcccttcactggtagcctggtaacatacactcccag gtctttctctgcctctgtggtgggtagtggagtgtttcccatgtggtattggtgtgctggatatcccttcactggtagcctggtaacatacactcccag gtctttctctgcctctgtggtggatagtggagtgtttcccatgtggtattggtgtgctggatatcccctcccaaggtgcaggacttcacatttttcttcattgaattgtagcagccactttttgttccattcctgtagcttggtgatgtcttctggtaggaaatccacagttcAGGGCTCAGGGACCATGGATATCAACCTACAATCAAATATAAGTTATTCATGTaacaatattttttgtgtaaGTTGA
- the LOC126996824 gene encoding uncharacterized protein LOC126996824 isoform X1: protein MLAGQLQATLSVPNLVPTCTNHKQVLNKFINPFAVIGTDFAFTGSLVAYTPRSFSASVVGSGVFPMWYWCAGYPFTGSLVTYTPRSFSASVVGSGVFPMWYWCAGYPFTGSLVTYTPRSFSASVVGSGVFPMWYWCAGYPFTGSLVTYTLRSFSASVVDSGVFPMWYWCAGYPFTGSLVTYSPRSFSASVVGSGVFPMWYWCAGYPFTGSLVTYTPRSFSASVVGSGVFPMWYWCAGYPFTGSLVTYTPRSFSASVVGSGVFPMWHWCAGYPFTGSLVTYTPRSFSASVVDSGVFPMWYWCAGYPLPRCRTSHFSSLNCSSHFLFHSCSLVMSSGRKSTVQGSGTMDINLQSNISYSCNNIFCVS, encoded by the exons atgctggcaggacaacttcaggcaactctgtctgtccCAAACCTGGTACCAACCTGTACCAACCacaaacaagtattgaacaa GTTCATTAACCCGtttgctgtgattggcacggatttcgccttcactggtagcctggtagcatatactcccaggtccttctctgcctctgtggtgggtagtggagtgtttcccatgtggtattggtgtgctggatatcccttcactggtagcctggtaacatatactcccaggtccttctctgcctctgtggtgggtagtggagtgtttcccatgtggtattggtgtgctggatatcccttcactggtagcctggtaacatatactcccaggtccttctctgcctctgtggtgggtagtggagtgtttcccatgtggtattggtgtgctggatatcccttcactggtagcctggtaacatacactctcag gtctttctctgcctctgtggtggatagtggagtgtttcccatgtggtattggtgtgctggatatcccttcactggtagcctggtaacatacagtcccaggtctttctctgcctctgtggtgggtagtggagtgtttcccatgtggtattggtgtgctggatatcccttcactggtagcctggtaacatacactcccag gtctttctctgcctctgtggtgggtagtggagtgtttcccatgtggtattggtgtgctggatatcccttcactggtagcctggtaacatacactcccaggtctttctctgcctctgtggtgggtagtggagtgtttcccatgtggcattggtgtgctggatatcccttcactggtagcctggtaacatacactcccaggtctttctctgcctctgtggtggatagtggagtgtttcccatgtggtattggtgtgctggatatcccctcccaaggtgcaggacttcacatttttcttcattgaattgtagcagccactttttgttccattcctgtagcttggtgatgtcttctggtaggaaatccacagttcAGGGCTCAGGGACCATGGATATCAACCTACAATCAAATATAAGTTATTCATGTaacaatattttttgtgtaaGTTGA
- the LOC126996824 gene encoding uncharacterized protein LOC126996824 isoform X3, producing the protein MWYWCAGYPFTGSLVTYTPRSFSASVVGSGVFPMWYWCAGYPFTGSLVTYTPRSFSASVVGSGVFPMWYWCAGYPFTGSLVTYTLRSFSASVVDSGVFPMWYWCAGYPFTGSLVTYSPRSFSASVVGSGVFPMWYWCAGYPFTGSLVTYTPRSFSASVVGSGVFPMWYWCAGYPFTGSLVTYTPRSFSASVVGSGVFPMWHWCAGYPFTGSLVTYTPRSFSASVVDSGVFPMWYWCAGYPLPRCRTSHFSSLNCSSHFLFHSCSLVMSSGRKSTVQGSGTMDINLQSNISYSCNNIFCVS; encoded by the exons atgtggtattggtgtgctggatatcccttcactggtagcctggtaacatatactcccaggtccttctctgcctctgtggtgggtagtggagtgtttcccatgtggtattggtgtgctggatatcccttcactggtagcctggtaacatatactcccaggtccttctctgcctctgtggtgggtagtggagtgtttcccatgtggtattggtgtgctggatatcccttcactggtagcctggtaacatacactctcag gtctttctctgcctctgtggtggatagtggagtgtttcccatgtggtattggtgtgctggatatcccttcactggtagcctggtaacatacagtcccaggtctttctctgcctctgtggtgggtagtggagtgtttcccatgtggtattggtgtgctggatatcccttcactggtagcctggtaacatacactcccag gtctttctctgcctctgtggtgggtagtggagtgtttcccatgtggtattggtgtgctggatatcccttcactggtagcctggtaacatacactcccaggtctttctctgcctctgtggtgggtagtggagtgtttcccatgtggcattggtgtgctggatatcccttcactggtagcctggtaacatacactcccaggtctttctctgcctctgtggtggatagtggagtgtttcccatgtggtattggtgtgctggatatcccctcccaaggtgcaggacttcacatttttcttcattgaattgtagcagccactttttgttccattcctgtagcttggtgatgtcttctggtaggaaatccacagttcAGGGCTCAGGGACCATGGATATCAACCTACAATCAAATATAAGTTATTCATGTaacaatattttttgtgtaaGTTGA